From a single Streptomyces liliifuscus genomic region:
- the rutA gene encoding pyrimidine utilization protein A produces the protein MDIGVFIPIGNNGWLISKSSPQYLPSFELNKAVVQKAEEHGFDFALSMIKLKGFGGETGFWDHNLESFTLMAGLAAVTDRIKLYASTPILALPPAIVARMAVTVDSIAPGRFGVNIVTGWAPGEYAQMGLWPGDEHFGNRYARAVEYVTVMKELWSEGVSNFKGEFYEMDDCVLSPRPADGHTDIVAAGQSSTGMRFAAEHAEYNFILGSGVNTPLAISDTTAALVDMARTTARDVGALSLFMVIADETDEAARAKWQDYHDNADLAALAYMAGESATDTAADGSSTARTISLPEGAVNFNMGTLVGSYETVARMLDEVAGVYGTKGIMLVFDDFLEGIEAFGTRVQPLMKCRSDRPTTA, from the coding sequence ATGGACATCGGCGTCTTCATACCCATCGGCAACAACGGCTGGCTCATCTCGAAGAGCTCGCCGCAGTACCTGCCGAGCTTCGAGCTGAACAAGGCCGTGGTGCAGAAGGCCGAGGAGCACGGGTTCGACTTCGCCCTGTCGATGATCAAGCTCAAGGGGTTCGGCGGCGAGACCGGCTTCTGGGACCACAACCTGGAGTCGTTCACCCTGATGGCCGGCCTGGCCGCCGTCACCGACCGGATCAAGCTGTACGCCTCCACACCGATCCTCGCACTGCCCCCGGCAATCGTCGCGCGCATGGCGGTGACGGTCGACTCGATCGCCCCCGGCCGCTTCGGCGTCAACATCGTCACGGGCTGGGCGCCCGGTGAGTACGCGCAGATGGGTCTGTGGCCCGGCGACGAGCACTTCGGCAACCGCTACGCCCGCGCCGTCGAGTACGTCACCGTGATGAAGGAGCTGTGGAGCGAGGGAGTCAGCAACTTCAAGGGCGAGTTCTACGAGATGGACGACTGCGTGCTGTCACCGCGGCCGGCGGACGGGCACACCGACATCGTCGCCGCGGGCCAGAGCAGCACGGGCATGAGGTTCGCCGCCGAGCACGCCGAGTACAACTTCATCCTGGGCAGCGGCGTGAACACTCCCCTCGCGATCTCGGACACCACCGCCGCGCTCGTGGACATGGCGCGCACGACCGCCCGTGACGTCGGGGCTCTGTCCCTCTTCATGGTCATCGCGGACGAGACCGACGAGGCGGCCCGGGCGAAGTGGCAGGACTACCACGACAACGCCGACCTCGCCGCACTGGCGTACATGGCGGGTGAATCGGCCACGGACACGGCCGCCGACGGCTCCTCGACCGCCCGGACTATCTCTTTGCCCGAGGGGGCGGTGAACTTCAACATGGGCACGCTCGTCGGCTCGTACGAGACCGTCGCGAGGATGCTCGACGAGGTCGCCGGGGTATACGGCACCAAGGGGATCATGCTGGTCTTCGACGACTTCCTCGAAGGCATCGAGGCCTTCGGTACGCGTGTCCAGCCACTGATGAAGTGCCGCTCGGACAGGCCGACCACGGCGTGA
- a CDS encoding LuxR C-terminal-related transcriptional regulator, with protein MTSVLIVNDQSLQRLGLRMLLAAEPDLTVVGEAATGAEAVRLSAELRPDVVVLDSNVSDTDGIATIRRIAHPSLLPLVSELTGAGGPRPRVLVLTPAGRERGAYAALRAGAAGFLLQHATPDELTAAIRIVAAGDAVITPGLTRTLIDTVRQQRPVRPLDGEAGLGTLTGRERDVLTAVASGWSNAEIAERLSIAPTTVKTHVSNILAKIGAHARVQAVVFAYESGLVRPAA; from the coding sequence ATGACCTCCGTACTCATCGTGAACGACCAGTCCCTGCAGCGACTCGGTCTGCGGATGCTTCTGGCCGCCGAGCCCGACCTGACCGTCGTCGGCGAGGCGGCGACCGGTGCCGAGGCGGTTCGCCTCAGCGCCGAACTCCGCCCCGACGTCGTCGTCCTGGACAGCAACGTCTCCGACACGGACGGCATCGCGACCATCCGCCGTATCGCCCATCCCTCCCTCCTGCCGCTGGTCTCCGAGCTCACCGGCGCCGGTGGGCCCCGCCCGCGCGTACTCGTCCTGACACCTGCCGGCCGGGAGAGAGGCGCCTACGCCGCCCTGCGCGCCGGAGCGGCCGGATTCCTTCTCCAGCACGCCACCCCCGACGAGCTGACCGCCGCCATCCGCATCGTGGCCGCCGGAGACGCCGTCATCACTCCCGGTCTGACCCGCACGCTCATCGACACCGTCCGTCAGCAGCGCCCCGTCCGCCCTCTCGACGGGGAAGCCGGCCTCGGCACCCTCACCGGGCGCGAACGCGACGTCCTCACCGCCGTCGCCTCCGGCTGGTCCAACGCCGAGATCGCCGAGCGCCTGTCCATCGCCCCGACGACCGTGAAGACCCACGTCAGCAACATCCTCGCCAAGATCGGCGCCCACGCCCGCGTCCAGGCGGTTGTCTTCGCCTACGAGTCCGGACTGGTGCGACCGGCGGCCTGA